One window of Nicotiana tomentosiformis chromosome 11, ASM39032v3, whole genome shotgun sequence genomic DNA carries:
- the LOC104094978 gene encoding ALA-interacting subunit 1-like: MNSNAAPSSSAGSADNTAARRNSKRPKYSRFTQQELPACKPILTPKWVISAFLLVGVVFIPIGVVSLFASRDVVEIIDRYDAECIPKNSTDDEVGYIQSSKNKTCKRTLTVPKNMKPPIYVYYQLDNFYQNHRRYVKSRSDQQLKNPSKMDDTGSCEPEDKLNGLPIVPCGLIAWSLFNDTYNFSRSNQQLLVSKKDISWKSDRDHKFGKNVFPRNFQNGTLVGGGKLDYNKSLSEQEDLIVWMRTAALPTFRKLYGKIEVDLKEGETINVILQNNYNTYSFNGKKKLVLSTTSWLGGKNDFLGIAYLTVGGLCIFLAMAFMIIYLVKPRQLGDPSYLSWNRNPGGH; the protein is encoded by the exons ATGAACTCAAACGCCGCTCCATCATCGAGTGCCGGATCTGCCGATAATACAGCAGCTAGAAGAAATTCCAAGCGACCTAAGT ATTCAAGGTTTACGCAGCAGGAACTTCCAGCATGTAAGCCAATCCTCACACCAAAATGG GTGATTTCTGCTTTTTTGCTTGTCGGTGTTGTTTTCATTCCAATTGGAGTGGTATCCCTGTTTGCTTCTCGAGAT GTTGTTGAGATCATTGATCGATATGATGCTGAGTGCATACCAAAAAATTCAACTGATGATGAAGTTGGCTACATACAAAGTTCTAAAAATAAAACATGTAAAAGAACTCTGACA GTACCAAAAAATATGAAGCCGCCAATTTATGTGTATTATCAGCTTGACAACTTCTATCAGAATCATCGCAG ATATGTGAAGAGTCGAAGTGACCAACAATTGAAGAACCCAAGTAAAATGGATGACACCGGTTCCTGTGAACCTGAAGACAAATTAAATGGGCTTCCAATTGTTCCTTGTGGCCTAATAGCTTGGAGTTTGTTTAATGATACTTACAACTTTTCTCGCAGCAATCAGCAATTGCTAGTAAGCAAAAAAGATATTTCTTGGAAGAGCGATCGGGATCATAAGTTTGGGAAAAATGTCTTCCCAAGGAACTTCCAGAATGGGACTCTCGTTGGGGGTGGCAAGCTTGATTATAACAAATCA CTAAGCGAGCAGGAGGACCTAATTGTTTGGATGCGTACTGCTGCTCTTCCAACTTTTAGGAAGTTGTATGGGAAAATAGAGGTGGATCTTAAGGAGGGTGAAACCATAAATGTGATATTGCAGAATAATTACAACACTTACAGTTTCAATGGCAAGAAGAAGCTCGTACTTTCTACGACTAGCTGGCTTGGCGGGAAGAATGATTTTCTTGGTATTGCTTATCTCACAGTAGGTGGATTGTGTATCTTTCTGGCTATGGCTTTCATGATTATATATCTAGTTAAGCCAAG GCAACTTGGAGATCCATCTTATTTGTCGTGGAACCGAAACCCAGGAGGTCACTAG